DNA from Vicinamibacteria bacterium:
ATTCGAGTGTGGAGGTTTGTCGTGAAGACGCCATTTACGTGGGCCGTCCTGGGCGCTGTGTCCATTCCGGCTGGCATCCCCTCTAATCGAAGGGCTGCGATCGCCGTGCTCCTCCTGCTCCTTGCGGGAGGCGTGGTCGGGGCATCGACTCCCGCGACGTCGCAAGATATCGTCGTGCCTCCACACTGGTCCCCCTATCAGGCGCCGACGAGCTACCCCGAGGGGACTCGCCTCCACATCATCGTACGTGGCGATACCCTCTGGGATTTGGCGAATCAGTATCTGCAGAACCCGTTTCTCTGGCCACACATCTGGGATGCGAACCGTTACATCCGGAACCCACACCTCATCTATCCAGGCGATCCACTTCGCATTCCAGAGATCGATCTCGTTCGACCCGTGGGCGAAGAGCCCGAGGGGGTCGAGCCCGAGGGCGGCCCCGAAGCCGAAGGACCGGAGGGAGCCGAGGGGCCGAGCGGCCCAAGTTTCATCCCCGCCTACGAACAGACGACGATTCAGTGCGCTAGCTACATGGGCGTGGAAGAGGACGCGTCCTTTCGGGTCTTTGGAAGCGAAGACGGGGACACCAAGGACAATCTGGCTACCGGAGATATCGTCTACCTGAATCGCGGCTCGAACGACGGCGTGAGTC
Protein-coding regions in this window:
- a CDS encoding LysM peptidoglycan-binding domain-containing protein, translated to MLLLLLAGGVVGASTPATSQDIVVPPHWSPYQAPTSYPEGTRLHIIVRGDTLWDLANQYLQNPFLWPHIWDANRYIRNPHLIYPGDPLRIPEIDLVRPVGEEPEGVEPEGGPEAEGPEGAEGPSGPSFIPAYEQTTIQCASYMGVEEDASFRVFGSEDGDTKDNLATGDIVYLNRGSNDGVSPGDQFYAQRREEFGFGDDGHMIRRTGWITVLAVQESSSMAEITQACADVHIDDYLKPFEPIPVPLLPVQAYATRLTPETGRMRGTVAASLDSLRSLGEGHLVSIDLGQQDGVVPGNVFVIFRYVYPNAPRKVLGELAVLTVQPGHATARIMESKDFVEIGDLIELK